The DNA region CGGCGATGTCGGCCAAGATGCGCGAGAAGAGATCAATGTGTCAACAGGTCCTCATGCGGGCCGCGGGCTGAACTACGGCTGGCGGCTCATGGAAGGATCAGCCTGTTTCAATCCAACGTCGAACTGCGATCCTGGCACCCTCACCCTCCCGATCGTAGAATACACACACGACAAGGGAGCCTGCTCCGTCATCGGCGGCCATGTCTACCGAGGACAAGTGGTGCCCGCCATCCATGGGACCTACTTCTACGCCGATTTCTGTGCCGGGTTCGTCCGCAGTTTCCGCTTGAACAATGGCTCAGTCATTGAGCAAACCGAATGGCCGCTGCTCGGCAGCCCCTCCATCTCAAGTTTTGGTCAAGATGGCCTTGGAGAGCTCTACCTGACAACGCTCACTGGTACGGTGTTTCGGATCGTCCCGAATTAGGAATATCCCGATGGTGCAAGACTGGGTCATCGCCCAGTAGGTTTACGACGCTCGCTGACTTTGCTATAGTCCTGCCGGTAAAGAAACCTATGGGATTCGAACCAAACTATATTGTCGTCGACGGACAGGCATTCAGCAAAGCGAAGCTGGCCCTAGACAATCATGTGTATAAGAACTGCCAGATCGATGACTGCGATCTCTACTACAGCGGCGGGCAATATGAGCTGCTCGACACCCATATCACCAACTCACGCCTGATCCTGAACCACCCGGCTAAAGGCATTTACAATGCCCTGCAGATTTTCAAGATGAAATCCCCTGGCTCCCGCATCGTCTTCGAGTAACCTCCGCACAGGGTGTTGAAAAAGCCCGCCAGCTCCGTGCTCGCGTCGCTCAGAGGCTCACCCTACCGCCCAGCAGATGCCTCGCCTCTTCATTCGCTGAGGCCTCGTCGGACGATTTTTTTTGAACATCCTCCGTGTTATTCCTGTGTGATCCGGCATCATTCACCTTGTGGTACGGCGATGATGTCAAATTGGTTATTCAACAGGCTGCTGAAGGAAGCATCGTAGTCCTATACCTAGGACCACAAGAGAAACACCGCTCCTGACAGGGCTACCCAGCGACATTGGTGTACACTCAAGATGACGTTGACCCATGAGCCTGAGGACGAACACCCATGACTCATGAGTGCCGCTCCTGCCAGTGGCAGGAGATATCCCATGTTCAACGGGCTCAACACACACCAGACCGGCCAATCTGACTCGATTGCGGTCGGCCTCCGTACATCCGCCAGTTTGCCCATCGAACGGCTTCTCTATCCATATGCCTGTGCGTAATAGAAGGAATGAGCGTTCGCAGTAGAGGCTGCTCAGCCCTCACCGTTATGTCCGATAGTCCATTGATCCATCCAGTGACAAGACCCTTCAGAACAGGTGCGAAGATTCCGATAAAGAGATGACAGCCGGCAGACACTCCGGCTCTGGGCAGGTTATCACGTCAGCTTGCACCCAATGGACTGTGACCAGGCCATCAGGAATTTACAATAGATGAAACGTGTGGTCGTCTACGAGCTCTTGCCGGATATGGTGCTGGCAAGACCAATCACCAATTCCAATGGACTTCCCATCGTCGCTGCGGGAACGGTCTTGGACACCACGTTGATCGAGCGGCTCCAACAGCTGGGGTTACCATCGGTGTATGTCGAGGGCGATGCCCTGGACTCCGGTGGAAAGACTCTGGACGAATTGGAGGCCGAACTGGATCATCGCTTTCGACATGTCGCACACGATCCCATCCAGCAACTGATTCTCCGAACGATTCGCACGCACTTGCGCGCCACCCATGGGATGGGAACGGACGTCGAGAAGTCGGAGGCCGCATGACCCTCTTCAATCCAACAGACCTACGCAACCGGATCGAGCAGCTCGGAGACCTTCCCACACTCCCTCATGTCGTACAGCGGCTGGCCACCATGATTAGTCGTCCCACCGTGTCGGCCGAGGAGATCGGCAGTATCATCGAGAAGGATCAGGTACTGGCCGCAAAGGTGCTTCGCCTGGCGAACTCCCCCTTTTATGGGTTTCCTTCAAGAATCGGATCCGTCTCCCACGCCGTGATCGTGCTGGGCTTTAACGTCGTGAAGGGGCTCACGCTCTGCGCCTCGGCGCTGACCATCATGAAAGACGCCGGCATGGACCAGTTGTGGCGCCATTCGCTCGGTGTCGCCATCACCGCCAATCTCCTCGCGACGAGGCTCGAGATCAAGAACCCCGAAGAGCTGTTCGTCTCCGGTTTGCTCCATGACATCGGGAAGGTCGTCCTCTATGTAAAGTGGTCCGATGTGGGCACCAGCATTAAGGACGCACTGAAGACTCGCGCCGATCACTCACTTTTTGACGTGGAACAAGAATTGACAGGACTGTCACATGCGGAGATCGGCGGCTACTTGGCTGGCGCATGGCATTTACCGGTTACGCTTCGCGAGCCGATCCTCTACCACCACAACCCAACTCAGTCCAAGGACGCCACATTGCAAACGGCCATCGTCCATGTGTCAGATATCCTGGTCAAAGGTCTGGCTTTCGGCAACCCCGGCGATGACCTCATCCCACCACTGTCCAAGCCGGCCTGGGATCAGGTTGGGCTGGATGAACAGAGTCTTGCAGAATGCATCGACAAGGCCTCACAAGAATTTGTGACTATTGACGACTACCTATGAACCACTCCAGTGCCGGCCGAAGAATTCTGCTGCTGCACAATGAGCTGACCTCAACCCCGACTCTGACCTCGGCCCTGGAGAAAGCCGGGTTCCAAGTGATGGAAGGCCATCTACCTGAGCTCGCGCTCCATGAGCTTGTCCACGATCCTCCTTGTCTCGTCTTGGCTGCGGAGGGAACCAACGGGCACTCCGTGGAAACCCTCACGCGCAACCTCAAGCTCGATGCCTTTCTTGGGCGCCTGCCGCTCATCGTCTTCGTCCGGGACAGTCGGCTCAATGATATCGACTGGGGTTCGTTAGGGGTAGATGACTTCATCACCGTTCCCTATCGCGCAGAGGATGTCGTGCATCGCATCAGGCTCTGTCTCAGCCGACTCACTCGTTCACTCGACGCGAATCCCCTCACCCGACTACCAGGTAATACGACCATCCTCTGTGAAACCACGGCTCGAATCCAAAGCCGGCAACCCTTCGCTCTCGCGTATCTCGATATCGACAATTTCAAGTCATTCAACGACCGCTACGGCTACGGACGTGGAGACGAAGTGCTGATTGTGGCCTGTCGCATCCTCACGACAGTCGTCGGCGAGCTGGCGGGTTCGGAAGGATTTGTGGGCCATGTCGGGGGCGACGACTTTGTCTTCATGAGCCGACCTGACACCATCGACGCAATTTGCGAGACCATCATCAAGCGATTTGACCTGGTGATTCCGGACTTCTACGACCGTGAAGATCGTCTCAAAGGCTACATCGACTCGGTGGACCGCCGGGGCAATAAAGAGCAGTTTCCGATCATGAGCCTGTCGATCGCCGTCGTCACCAACGAACAAGTTCCCATTGCCCATCCCGGTGACGTGAGTAAGATTGCTTCAGAGCTTAAGAAAAAAGCCAAAGCCATAAAAGGAAGTGTCTACGTCAAAGACCAGCGAGGCCAGGTTGTCGAAATACCGTATGAAACAACGGACCCCACCAAGATTCTTACCGAACAATAAAATGACCGTTCCAATTCAACTTTTACCCGATTCTTCCAATGAGACTATAACTGCTACACACATATCTCGTACATCTGATGTGCTGAGATGCCCCACGATGATGATTCCCCCTACCAAACGCGGCATGCTGGGATGGTTACACAGTGGCAGTAGAAATCTTGTGGTAGCCCGCTCAATAGAGACAATCATGAAGCAAGCGCCCACCTCAAAGATTAGTTACAAGGGTATCCGACCCCTACAGGAGCTGATTACCGCCGGCATTCCTGAATTTGCGAATACAAAGAGTCTGCACTATTCCCCATAATGTGAGAATGATTCACGATGAAGTGCTCGAACCCATAGGAGACCTCCCGCCGAGGTTAATAAAACGAGAGAAATTCGGCCGTATAGCGTCCAAAGAAACTTGGCATGTTCCGGATTGGAACAAGTTTCCATGTGGAAGCAATGAGCAAGCACGACAATATAGAATAAAGTTCCGACGGAAATTAACGAAAAGGTGAGCCGCCACTTTCGCTTAATCGCACGTTCGAGGGCGCTTTCTTTGGCCGCCGCAAATACCAGAGCAATCATTTGTACAATCGAAAAAGCCGTGATCTGGTTTCCAAGCTCCCAGTATTTGGTGGCCATTTCTTCCATGGATCTTATCCTCGCTAAAGTTTATCTAACGGAAAGTAGAGGCCAGGTGTACCAAACAAGATTAAAGTGCATGCCAGACGCTCTCGAGGATTTTGAATAACATCCTTACTCCCTCAAAAATACCGTAGCCAACCGCTGCAGACACGAGTGCAAACTTGATCCCTGCACACCACCCCGCCGTTTTGGCCAACGCCTCAGTGGGACTTGAGCGAATCATCACAAGGAGCGCATAGTTTTCCACCGCATCCAACGGCCCAGCTAACAAAACCGCCCACGAGAGGAGCATGCCGATTGCAGCCAATGTACTATCTGGGGAATCTGCCAACATTCCACAGATCAGGGACAACAGAAGCGGATAGAACATCAGGAACGCATAGTCTAGCTGTAGTTGCTTACGCGCGACATTTTTCAGTTTCTCCCAAGAGTCAAGAATTTTTATGGCATCTGATCTGCTCCAGCTCAGTTGTAATGACACCATACCTTTTGGGGCATCCGGTGTTTTCAGATCTTTACCTTGAGCTTTCAACTTCCAAGCCAAGGGAACAACTGTCACTAACAGCACGGCCGAAAAGCACCATTGATACAACTCGGGGAGCCATGCAAAAGGATGCATCATCGGTCTCAACGAATTACTGTTCTTGCTTCAGTTGCTTGTTCCATGGCTAGAGAGGCGGCCGAACTCGCAACTCCGGAATCGGGATGGGTGTGAAAGGGATTGATTTCTCAAGATGCTCCATTTCCTGCGCGAGCTGCGCGAGCTTCTGCACGAATATGACGAGGTCGGCGCAATTTTGGCTCGTGATCTGGCTGGTATAACCGGGCGGGCATTCTTGCTTCATGCTTATCTTCAGATCGTTAAGCAGTTTGCAGAAATCGGTTGCATAGATGTTACTTTTGCTGTTGAGACCGACGGCGGAGACCACTCCCGGCGCTCTAGCAGCCAGCATTTTGAGCAAGACATGTAACCGGACGAACCGGTGCTCGTCCCATCCCGTCACAGAACTCCCGTTTTGAACTGAACTGAATTTTTGCAGTAATTGCCTAATAGCGTTCTTGCCACGAGCAGCAACCGCTTTAATATCGTGCTCATCCATATTCAGATTTAGCCCACCCTCAGTTTTATTTAGTCGGACTCGGGCTACTCTATCTCTGACTCCTGGCATGCGCGTAAGCGAATTGTCGTTCCAGTTCTGCATCGATCCGACAATCGCACCCATGAACCAGCCCAATGTACCGGCATCTTTTTTTTGCGCCACTTCATCGGAAAGATAATTCCAACGCTCTTCGTATCCTTCGTTATATGTTTTGGCGATAAATACGTCAGGCTGACCATCGACTTTTGGTTCTAAAGTGAGGCCGAATGTAGGCCACCGAGGCAGTAAATCGTCGAAGAGGTGTATGGGGAAATTAGAACTAATACCCCCATCAGAAAACCAGCAGCGTCGGGGTTGCTTGACAGCTGAGCCTGGGACAATGCAATGAAGTGGAATAGCTGTCAGTAGGAACGGGAAAGACAAACTCATGCGCGTCGCCAACAAAACTGGAAAATCATTGGGAGGTGGTAAGGCTAGGAGACCCTTTTTACTCTTTATTTCTCGATCGGATGGCGACTTCTCGATCATCCAGAGCACGACTTCTTCTGGCAGGCATCGTATCATCT from Candidatus Nitrospira nitrosa includes:
- a CDS encoding HDOD domain-containing protein, which gives rise to MTLFNPTDLRNRIEQLGDLPTLPHVVQRLATMISRPTVSAEEIGSIIEKDQVLAAKVLRLANSPFYGFPSRIGSVSHAVIVLGFNVVKGLTLCASALTIMKDAGMDQLWRHSLGVAITANLLATRLEIKNPEELFVSGLLHDIGKVVLYVKWSDVGTSIKDALKTRADHSLFDVEQELTGLSHAEIGGYLAGAWHLPVTLREPILYHHNPTQSKDATLQTAIVHVSDILVKGLAFGNPGDDLIPPLSKPAWDQVGLDEQSLAECIDKASQEFVTIDDYL
- a CDS encoding GGDEF domain-containing protein, with the translated sequence MNHSSAGRRILLLHNELTSTPTLTSALEKAGFQVMEGHLPELALHELVHDPPCLVLAAEGTNGHSVETLTRNLKLDAFLGRLPLIVFVRDSRLNDIDWGSLGVDDFITVPYRAEDVVHRIRLCLSRLTRSLDANPLTRLPGNTTILCETTARIQSRQPFALAYLDIDNFKSFNDRYGYGRGDEVLIVACRILTTVVGELAGSEGFVGHVGGDDFVFMSRPDTIDAICETIIKRFDLVIPDFYDREDRLKGYIDSVDRRGNKEQFPIMSLSIAVVTNEQVPIAHPGDVSKIASELKKKAKAIKGSVYVKDQRGQVVEIPYETTDPTKILTEQ
- a CDS encoding patatin-like phospholipase domain-containing protein yields the protein MRKADGSDDSTPHSIDLQMFSTNLSHGRPYIFPLEEKEELFFMEQEMIRCLPEEVVLWMIEKSPSDREIKSKKGLLALPPPNDFPVLLATRMSLSFPFLLTAIPLHCIVPGSAVKQPRRCWFSDGGISSNFPIHLFDDLLPRWPTFGLTLEPKVDGQPDVFIAKTYNEGYEERWNYLSDEVAQKKDAGTLGWFMGAIVGSMQNWNDNSLTRMPGVRDRVARVRLNKTEGGLNLNMDEHDIKAVAARGKNAIRQLLQKFSSVQNGSSVTGWDEHRFVRLHVLLKMLAARAPGVVSAVGLNSKSNIYATDFCKLLNDLKISMKQECPPGYTSQITSQNCADLVIFVQKLAQLAQEMEHLEKSIPFTPIPIPELRVRPPL